A window of the Kosakonia sp. BYX6 genome harbors these coding sequences:
- a CDS encoding DUF943 family protein, whose amino-acid sequence MLIIILCLSWLFLRSPTIVRVDNDTVYVKNLPLTNEGKIDWWKKNKELLQEKYNIINDPKDFTVIIMHFKGYERLPAGTRDGSIDDYHCFDDIKDKENCIYNDIAMIVSGNLTNKVFYRLDDKIFDETPDGKINLLKN is encoded by the coding sequence ATGTTGATAATCATCCTATGCCTATCCTGGTTATTTCTTCGCTCGCCGACTATCGTCCGCGTCGATAATGACACTGTATATGTGAAAAATCTGCCTTTAACGAATGAAGGCAAAATCGACTGGTGGAAAAAGAATAAAGAGTTGCTCCAGGAGAAATACAACATCATCAACGATCCAAAAGACTTCACTGTCATCATCATGCATTTCAAAGGTTATGAACGCCTGCCAGCAGGGACCCGAGACGGAAGCATCGATGATTATCACTGTTTTGATGATATTAAGGATAAGGAAAACTGCATCTATAACGACATCGCTATGATTGTCAGCGGGAATCTCACCAACAAGGTTTTCTATCGTCTCGACGATAAAATCTTTGATGAAACACCCGACGGGAAAATAAATTTACTCAAGAACTAG